The following are encoded together in the Cohaesibacter gelatinilyticus genome:
- a CDS encoding NAD(P)/FAD-dependent oxidoreductase — MRYDVIVLGAGMVGVCSALHLQMRGLKVALLDRRPAGEETSHGNAGVIERDSHVPITIPSSLGALAKYAANQEIAMRYDPKFLPKLAPWLYRLWRLSNPQGIEIFARGVEPIRKKSADEHALIAAEAGIEEAFRETGWLHVYSDETIRSADPCLAYAKEFGVNFDVVDRQGILELEPFLTPADDARAIFWKEAVSVSSPQRVTKQYAKLFAAKGGDFVVGDARSLAREGDYWQVQCEKGVISSSRVVVALGPWSSDLLEPLGYRFPLAVKRGYHQHFQPQGNATLYRPVVDEVLGFVMTPMEDGIRLTTGIEFAHRDSPKNWGQLDAALSFARKLFPLGESVEEKPWRGARPCFPDALPIVDASGDHNGLYFNFGHGHIGFSSGPVLGRLMADLIMDQVPQIDPVPYSAARF, encoded by the coding sequence ATGCGCTATGATGTGATCGTGTTGGGTGCGGGCATGGTTGGGGTTTGTTCGGCTCTTCATTTGCAGATGCGAGGATTGAAGGTAGCACTGTTGGATCGCAGGCCTGCTGGCGAGGAGACGTCCCATGGCAATGCGGGGGTGATCGAGCGGGATAGTCATGTACCAATCACCATCCCATCAAGTCTTGGCGCTCTGGCCAAATATGCGGCCAATCAGGAAATCGCCATGCGCTATGATCCCAAATTCCTGCCTAAATTGGCTCCATGGCTCTATCGTCTTTGGCGTTTGTCGAATCCTCAAGGGATTGAGATTTTTGCACGAGGAGTTGAGCCGATTCGAAAAAAGTCTGCAGATGAGCACGCTCTGATTGCGGCAGAAGCAGGAATAGAGGAGGCCTTTCGCGAAACCGGCTGGTTGCATGTCTATTCTGATGAGACGATAAGAAGTGCTGATCCGTGTCTGGCCTATGCCAAAGAATTTGGTGTGAACTTTGATGTTGTGGATAGACAGGGCATTTTGGAATTGGAGCCGTTTCTTACCCCCGCTGATGACGCAAGGGCGATTTTTTGGAAAGAGGCTGTTTCTGTCTCATCTCCCCAGCGTGTCACAAAGCAATATGCCAAACTGTTTGCTGCCAAAGGTGGGGACTTTGTTGTCGGAGATGCGCGGAGTTTAGCCAGAGAGGGAGATTATTGGCAGGTTCAGTGCGAAAAGGGAGTGATCAGCTCCTCGCGCGTGGTGGTGGCCTTGGGCCCTTGGAGCTCTGATCTGCTTGAGCCATTGGGCTATCGCTTTCCACTGGCTGTCAAACGAGGATATCATCAGCATTTTCAACCACAGGGAAATGCAACATTGTACAGGCCGGTGGTGGATGAGGTACTGGGCTTCGTGATGACCCCGATGGAAGATGGCATTCGTCTTACAACGGGAATTGAATTTGCCCATCGTGACAGTCCCAAAAATTGGGGGCAATTGGATGCTGCGTTATCTTTTGCTCGGAAATTGTTCCCGTTGGGAGAATCGGTTGAAGAAAAACCCTGGCGTGGTGCGCGTCCCTGTTTTCCCGATGCCTTGCCGATTGTTGATGCATCAGGAGATCACAATGGTTTGTACTTCAACTTTGGCCATGGTCATATTGGCTTTTCCAGCGGACCCGTTCTGGGGCGCCTGATGGCAGATCTGATTATGGATCAAGTTCCGCAGATTGATCCGGTTCCATATTCAGCAGCAAGATTCTAG
- a CDS encoding DUF1476 domain-containing protein — protein MTTFDKREEAFEAKFAHDEELRFKATARRNKLLGLWAAEKLGFEGEKAEEYAKAVVRSDFEEPGDEDVYRKIEGDFKEGNVDQSEHQIRRTMSDLMSTALEQISKEG, from the coding sequence ATGACAACCTTCGACAAGCGTGAAGAAGCATTTGAAGCCAAGTTTGCGCATGATGAGGAATTGCGTTTCAAAGCGACTGCACGCCGCAATAAATTGTTGGGTTTGTGGGCTGCTGAGAAACTGGGCTTTGAAGGCGAAAAAGCTGAAGAATATGCCAAAGCTGTCGTGCGTTCTGATTTTGAAGAGCCAGGCGATGAAGATGTTTATCGCAAAATTGAAGGCGACTTCAAAGAAGGCAATGTTGATCAGTCAGAGCATCAGATCCGCCGCACGATGAGCGACTTGATGAGCACTGCTCTGGAACAGATCTCCAAGGAAGGCTAA
- a CDS encoding HpcH/HpaI aldolase family protein produces the protein MKLSALSDAFMEGEQLYSGWCSIGNGQMAEMVARSDFGAVIIDMQHGGIGFEQARQMASAVTMVGKPAILRIPVGDFAMASRALDFGALAIIAPMINGREDAQSLVNAVKFPPIGERSYGPMRACELLGIDNNSADYVRDANMHCLAFAMVETMQALDNLDDILAVDGIDGIFVGPADMSLTLLKGEKVDLDNEAANVIYRDVAARAKAAGKIAGIYSPTAYHAKRFAGYGYRLISVGADSAYLKTGISALWSELSA, from the coding sequence ATGAAACTGTCAGCTTTGTCAGATGCCTTCATGGAGGGCGAACAGCTTTATTCCGGTTGGTGCAGCATTGGGAATGGGCAAATGGCAGAGATGGTTGCTCGCTCGGATTTCGGGGCCGTGATCATCGATATGCAGCATGGCGGCATTGGCTTCGAGCAGGCCCGTCAGATGGCAAGTGCTGTGACGATGGTGGGAAAACCTGCGATTCTGCGCATTCCGGTTGGAGATTTTGCAATGGCCAGTCGGGCATTGGATTTCGGAGCTCTTGCGATTATTGCCCCAATGATCAATGGCCGTGAAGATGCGCAATCTTTGGTGAATGCGGTGAAGTTTCCGCCGATAGGTGAGCGTTCCTATGGCCCTATGCGTGCTTGTGAGCTTCTAGGCATTGATAATAATAGTGCCGATTATGTGCGAGATGCCAACATGCATTGCTTGGCTTTTGCAATGGTGGAAACCATGCAAGCGCTGGACAATCTGGATGATATTCTGGCAGTTGATGGCATTGATGGGATCTTTGTGGGCCCCGCGGATATGTCACTTACGCTTCTGAAAGGTGAGAAGGTCGATTTGGACAATGAGGCGGCCAATGTGATCTATCGTGATGTGGCTGCACGTGCCAAGGCAGCAGGCAAGATTGCCGGCATTTATTCTCCGACTGCGTACCATGCCAAACGCTTTGCCGGTTATGGCTATCGGTTGATTTCAGTTGGAGCTGATTCTGCTTATCTGAAAACCGGAATTTCTGCATTATGGTCTGAATTGTCGGCATAA
- a CDS encoding indolepyruvate ferredoxin oxidoreductase family protein: MTAHMLPISLNDKYEQETGRVYITGIQALVRLPLDRIRLDRQKGSHTGGFISGYRGSPLGTYDNQLNLAQSYLNDHDIKFVPGVNEELAATAVWGTQKSGLAGSGSDFDGVLGIWYGKAPGVDRSCDAFRHANFFGTSALGGVLAVAGDDPLAKSSTVVCQSEMAFIDVEAPVFNPCDIQDVLDLGLHAFELSRFAGVWTGMIALADMMDASAMVDVSPDRLQFLRPEDEFDPRLKGEMNRLMELKGRLDHEITLRELRIPAAKEYIRLNRLNRVTFGSDKPQIGFVVAGKAYRDLLQAFQLLGISHERAVEMGIGVFKVSVSWPLEPMGIREFASGVERLFVVEHKRAIMEPQIKEMAYLWDADERPPIWGKVTPQGEHFLASVKEITSFELVPAILKMLPDEVMTDEFRSVADRLALQMAYSQSNASAAARIPYFCSGCPHSSSTVVPENARVMAGIGCHSLTEATGRITDSMSMMGGEGIQWVGMHAFEKDKHVFANLGDGTYFHSGYMAIRQAVAAKVQMTYKILYNDAVAMTGGQAVDGVLTVPKITHQMKAEGVKKVVIVSERPHLYTKDVGLAEGVPVYHRDELVRIEKELMEYEDVSVLIYDQTCAAEKRRRRKRGKYETPDYRLFINERVCEACGDCSVQSNCLSIEPLETDFGTKRAVNQSSCNLDFTCSKGFCPSFVRVEGAELRKADASALNIEDLVDGLSIPSIEIGDETVNILVAGVGGMGVTTVAAVLAMAAHIDGNNASTVDMTGIAQKGGAVTSHLRLAKGSNPINGPRIPVASMDLIVASDMLVAGTQENLSMMSLERTHAVCNSAVVPTAEFVLKQALSFDEMRLQKLIGEAALDATFSDVARVSEGLLGDAIFTNMILVGMAWQKGLLPISETALEQAITLNKAAVENNIRAFYIGRALADQSDRIEALLPAKKEIKERNWQEKRDFFADDLAGYQSKRYAKRYLTMIEKISFAEEAACGKIGSLTEATVTQLYRLMAYKDEYEVARLYTDSCFMEGLEARFSNHESLRLELAPPMLPGVDTKTGNPKKRAFGGWMFKAFGFLTRLKSLRGTPFDIFGYSAERRAERGWIKTYRSDLDWICANLSADNASELTGLALLPAQIKGFGPTKVANMVKAASRREALLAELKDGSDGAPIKEAAE, translated from the coding sequence ATGACTGCCCATATGTTGCCTATCTCTTTGAATGATAAATATGAACAGGAGACCGGGCGCGTTTATATAACCGGCATTCAAGCACTGGTGCGCCTACCATTGGATCGCATCCGTCTGGACCGCCAGAAGGGTTCTCACACCGGTGGATTTATCTCGGGCTATCGTGGATCGCCCCTGGGGACATACGATAATCAACTGAACCTGGCACAATCCTATCTGAATGATCACGATATAAAGTTCGTTCCGGGTGTGAATGAGGAATTGGCGGCAACTGCCGTATGGGGTACTCAGAAATCGGGTCTTGCAGGTTCGGGTAGCGATTTTGATGGTGTCCTGGGCATTTGGTATGGCAAGGCACCCGGGGTCGATCGTTCTTGCGATGCCTTCCGTCATGCAAATTTTTTCGGCACCTCCGCATTGGGTGGCGTGCTGGCTGTAGCTGGCGATGATCCGTTGGCAAAATCTTCAACTGTCGTATGCCAGAGCGAGATGGCTTTCATTGATGTGGAAGCTCCGGTCTTCAATCCCTGTGATATTCAGGATGTCCTGGATCTTGGCTTGCACGCCTTCGAGCTTTCACGCTTTGCTGGTGTCTGGACCGGGATGATTGCGCTGGCGGATATGATGGATGCTTCCGCGATGGTGGATGTCTCGCCAGACCGATTGCAATTCTTACGCCCTGAGGATGAGTTTGATCCTCGTCTGAAAGGGGAGATGAACCGCCTGATGGAGCTCAAAGGACGGCTTGATCACGAGATCACATTGCGAGAGCTGCGTATCCCGGCTGCCAAGGAGTATATCCGCCTTAATCGCCTGAACCGGGTAACCTTTGGGTCAGACAAGCCGCAGATCGGCTTTGTTGTTGCCGGTAAGGCCTATCGCGATTTGCTGCAGGCGTTTCAGTTGCTTGGTATCAGCCATGAACGCGCAGTAGAGATGGGTATTGGCGTTTTCAAGGTGTCCGTCTCCTGGCCGTTGGAGCCGATGGGCATTCGAGAGTTTGCTTCTGGTGTTGAGCGTTTGTTTGTGGTGGAGCATAAGCGTGCCATCATGGAGCCTCAGATCAAGGAAATGGCCTATCTGTGGGACGCAGATGAGCGACCACCAATCTGGGGCAAGGTTACACCTCAAGGTGAGCATTTTCTTGCTTCCGTCAAAGAGATCACTTCTTTTGAACTGGTGCCTGCAATCCTAAAGATGTTGCCAGATGAGGTGATGACAGATGAGTTTCGCTCGGTAGCAGATCGGCTCGCGCTGCAAATGGCTTATAGTCAGAGCAATGCCAGCGCGGCAGCTCGTATTCCTTATTTTTGTTCCGGTTGTCCGCACTCCAGCTCGACTGTTGTGCCTGAAAATGCCCGGGTAATGGCGGGAATTGGCTGTCATTCTTTGACTGAGGCCACAGGGCGCATTACCGATTCCATGAGTATGATGGGTGGTGAAGGCATTCAATGGGTCGGCATGCACGCCTTTGAAAAAGACAAACATGTCTTTGCCAATCTGGGGGATGGCACTTATTTCCATTCCGGGTATATGGCCATTCGTCAGGCCGTCGCTGCCAAAGTGCAGATGACCTACAAGATTCTTTACAATGATGCCGTTGCCATGACAGGTGGTCAGGCGGTAGACGGCGTTTTGACGGTTCCCAAGATCACCCATCAGATGAAAGCGGAAGGGGTGAAGAAGGTCGTGATCGTCTCGGAACGACCACATCTTTACACCAAAGATGTTGGCTTGGCTGAAGGCGTGCCCGTCTATCATCGCGATGAGTTGGTTCGTATCGAGAAAGAACTCATGGAGTATGAGGACGTATCAGTGCTGATTTACGATCAGACTTGTGCGGCAGAGAAGCGCCGTCGTCGTAAGCGGGGCAAATATGAGACCCCGGACTATCGTCTGTTTATCAATGAGCGTGTTTGTGAGGCTTGCGGGGATTGTTCCGTTCAATCCAATTGTCTGTCGATTGAGCCGTTGGAAACGGATTTTGGCACCAAACGAGCCGTGAACCAGTCCAGTTGTAATCTCGATTTTACTTGCTCCAAGGGCTTCTGCCCGAGCTTTGTGCGGGTAGAAGGGGCCGAGCTTCGCAAAGCCGATGCAAGTGCCTTGAATATCGAGGATCTGGTCGATGGATTGTCCATTCCTTCCATTGAAATAGGGGATGAGACCGTCAATATTCTTGTTGCTGGCGTCGGTGGCATGGGCGTGACCACGGTTGCCGCAGTTTTGGCGATGGCAGCCCATATTGATGGGAACAATGCTTCCACCGTCGACATGACAGGTATCGCACAAAAGGGTGGGGCGGTGACCTCACATTTGCGTCTTGCCAAAGGAAGCAATCCTATCAATGGACCGCGTATTCCTGTGGCATCCATGGATTTGATTGTCGCCAGTGACATGCTCGTCGCGGGCACTCAGGAAAATCTGTCCATGATGAGCCTTGAGCGAACCCATGCGGTCTGCAATTCGGCGGTCGTGCCGACCGCAGAATTTGTGCTCAAACAAGCTTTGTCCTTCGATGAGATGCGGTTGCAAAAATTGATTGGAGAGGCGGCGCTTGATGCAACATTCTCTGATGTTGCACGCGTTTCGGAAGGGTTGCTGGGAGATGCCATCTTCACCAATATGATTTTGGTGGGCATGGCGTGGCAAAAAGGGCTGCTGCCGATCTCCGAAACAGCACTCGAACAAGCCATTACGCTGAATAAAGCAGCTGTCGAGAATAACATCCGTGCTTTCTATATCGGCCGCGCGTTGGCTGACCAGTCTGATCGTATTGAAGCGTTGCTGCCCGCCAAGAAGGAAATCAAGGAGCGAAATTGGCAGGAAAAGCGTGACTTCTTTGCAGATGATCTCGCTGGCTATCAGAGCAAACGCTATGCCAAACGTTATTTGACGATGATCGAAAAGATCAGTTTTGCCGAGGAAGCTGCATGTGGCAAGATTGGATCTCTGACGGAGGCAACTGTGACGCAGCTTTATCGCTTGATGGCTTATAAAGATGAGTATGAGGTGGCACGGCTTTATACAGATTCTTGCTTTATGGAAGGGCTGGAAGCGCGTTTCTCCAATCATGAAAGCCTGAGATTGGAGCTGGCACCGCCAATGTTGCCGGGCGTCGATACGAAAACTGGCAATCCGAAGAAGAGAGCTTTCGGTGGCTGGATGTTCAAAGCCTTTGGCTTTCTGACCAGACTAAAAAGCCTACGTGGTACTCCATTTGATATCTTTGGTTATAGTGCAGAGCGTCGTGCCGAGCGTGGCTGGATCAAGACCTATCGCTCTGATCTGGATTGGATTTGTGCCAACCTTTCAGCTGACAATGCATCAGAACTGACAGGGCTGGCACTGTTGCCTGCTCAGATCAAAGGGTTTGGTCCCACCAAGGTTGCCAACATGGTCAAAGCGGCATCCCGACGCGAGGCATTGTTGGCCGAACTGAAAGATGGGAGTGATGGTGCTCCTATCAAGGAAGCTGCTGAATAG
- a CDS encoding Lrp/AsnC family transcriptional regulator, which translates to MMEKFTLDSGDIRILKVLQKDASLSIAEIAKQAGMSQTPCWRRIKKLKEQGILRQITAVVDREAVGLGFVSYAFVKLTVPSRKNMEEFDRLMRIWPEVVTCERITGAVDYLVKVVTEDIKSYDNFLCYKLLNSELVSDVQSRIVVSTVKETVALPLNE; encoded by the coding sequence ATTATGGAAAAATTTACACTCGATTCCGGGGATATTCGCATCCTCAAGGTCTTGCAAAAAGACGCCTCTCTCTCAATTGCCGAGATCGCCAAACAGGCAGGAATGTCTCAAACACCCTGCTGGCGGCGAATCAAAAAGCTTAAGGAACAGGGCATCCTGCGCCAGATCACAGCTGTGGTAGACAGAGAAGCAGTCGGTCTTGGATTTGTCTCCTATGCCTTCGTCAAACTGACCGTTCCCAGCCGAAAAAATATGGAAGAGTTTGACCGACTGATGCGTATCTGGCCAGAAGTGGTCACCTGTGAACGCATCACCGGCGCGGTGGATTATCTGGTCAAAGTAGTGACAGAAGACATCAAAAGCTATGACAATTTCTTATGCTACAAACTGCTCAATTCCGAGCTGGTATCAGATGTTCAAAGCAGAATTGTCGTCTCGACCGTGAAGGAAACCGTCGCACTTCCTTTGAACGAATAG
- the rpe gene encoding ribulose-phosphate 3-epimerase has protein sequence MARPIKIAPSILASDFARFGEEVKAIDEAGCDWIHVDVMDGHFVPNISFGPQVVKAIRPYTSKFIDTHLMISPVDLYLEDFATAGSDLITVHAEAGPHLDRSLQAIKALGKKSGVSLNPGTHESVIEYVLDKVDMVLLMSVNPGFGGQKFLPSVIEKTRRVVEMIGDRDIDIQIDGGVTVETAPLVAEAGANILVAGSAVFKGGSIESYAENIAMIREAAEKAQK, from the coding sequence ATGGCGCGGCCTATCAAAATCGCCCCTTCTATCCTCGCCTCCGACTTCGCCCGTTTCGGCGAAGAAGTGAAAGCCATCGACGAAGCCGGTTGTGACTGGATCCATGTCGATGTCATGGATGGCCATTTTGTTCCGAACATCTCCTTTGGCCCACAAGTCGTCAAAGCAATTCGCCCTTATACCAGCAAGTTCATCGACACTCATCTGATGATTTCCCCGGTCGATCTGTATCTGGAAGACTTCGCTACCGCTGGCTCCGATCTGATTACGGTACATGCGGAAGCAGGCCCACATCTGGACCGCTCTTTGCAGGCCATCAAGGCACTGGGCAAAAAGTCCGGTGTGTCTCTGAATCCTGGCACCCATGAAAGCGTCATCGAATACGTGCTCGACAAAGTCGACATGGTTCTGCTGATGAGCGTGAATCCAGGTTTTGGTGGCCAGAAGTTCCTGCCATCCGTCATCGAGAAAACCCGCCGAGTGGTTGAGATGATCGGTGACCGTGATATCGATATCCAAATCGATGGTGGCGTAACTGTTGAGACCGCACCATTGGTCGCCGAAGCTGGTGCCAACATTCTGGTTGCAGGCTCTGCTGTCTTCAAAGGTGGCTCGATCGAATCCTATGCCGAAAATATTGCCATGATCCGCGAAGCTGCGGAAAAAGCGCAAAAGTAA
- the purB gene encoding adenylosuccinate lyase: MIPRYSRDQMVDIWSPESKFRIWFEIEAHACDALAELGVIPKEAAKTIWEKGGNATFDIDRIDEIERETKHDVIAFLTHLAEIVGPDARFVHQGMTSSDVLDTCFNVQLVRAADLLLEDMDALLAAIKRRAMEHKDTVCIGRSHGIHAEPVTFGLKMAEAYAEFDRCKKRLIDAREEIATCAISGAVGTFANIDPSVEEHVANALGLKAEPVSTQVIPRDRHAMFFATLGVIASSIERVATEVRHLQRTEVLEAEEFFSKGQKGSSAMPHKRNPVLTENLTGLARIVRGFSIPAMENVALWHERDISHSSVERMIGPDATVTLDFALVRLTGVIDKLMVYPERMMGNMDRLGGLVHSQRILLALTQAGSSREDAYRLVQRNAMKVWDSYQVSGSAGVDFLTELLGDEDVRNYLSEEEIRDRFDLGYHTKNVDVIFKRVFGEA, translated from the coding sequence ATGATTCCTCGTTATTCCCGCGATCAGATGGTCGACATCTGGTCTCCAGAATCCAAATTCCGCATCTGGTTTGAGATCGAAGCCCATGCCTGTGATGCACTGGCCGAGCTTGGCGTTATTCCGAAAGAAGCAGCCAAAACCATCTGGGAAAAAGGCGGTAATGCGACCTTCGATATTGACCGCATCGACGAAATCGAGCGTGAAACCAAGCACGATGTGATTGCCTTCCTCACCCATCTGGCCGAGATCGTTGGTCCGGACGCTCGCTTTGTGCATCAGGGTATGACTTCCTCTGACGTTCTGGATACCTGCTTCAACGTTCAGTTGGTTCGTGCTGCTGATCTGCTGTTGGAAGACATGGACGCCCTGCTGGCGGCTATCAAGCGCCGCGCCATGGAACATAAAGACACTGTCTGCATCGGCCGTTCCCACGGCATTCATGCCGAGCCAGTGACCTTTGGCCTGAAAATGGCTGAAGCCTATGCTGAGTTCGACCGTTGTAAGAAGCGCTTGATTGACGCCCGTGAAGAAATCGCAACTTGTGCCATTTCCGGCGCTGTTGGCACTTTCGCCAATATCGATCCAAGCGTAGAAGAGCATGTGGCAAACGCTCTTGGCCTGAAGGCTGAACCGGTATCCACCCAGGTGATCCCTCGTGACCGTCATGCCATGTTCTTCGCAACCCTTGGTGTGATCGCATCTTCCATTGAGCGCGTCGCCACCGAAGTGCGTCACCTGCAGCGTACCGAAGTGCTGGAAGCAGAAGAATTCTTCTCCAAGGGCCAGAAAGGCTCTTCTGCAATGCCTCACAAGCGCAATCCAGTGCTGACCGAAAACCTGACCGGTCTGGCCCGTATCGTGCGCGGCTTCTCCATTCCGGCCATGGAAAATGTGGCCCTGTGGCACGAGCGTGATATCTCTCATTCTTCCGTTGAGCGCATGATCGGTCCGGACGCAACTGTCACCCTCGATTTCGCTCTGGTTCGTCTGACCGGCGTGATCGACAAGCTGATGGTTTACCCAGAGCGCATGATGGGCAACATGGATCGCCTTGGTGGTCTGGTTCATTCCCAGCGTATTCTACTGGCTCTTACCCAGGCTGGCTCTTCTCGTGAAGATGCCTACCGTCTGGTTCAGCGCAACGCCATGAAGGTATGGGACAGCTATCAGGTTTCCGGTTCTGCTGGTGTCGACTTCCTGACCGAGTTGCTCGGCGATGAAGACGTTCGCAATTATCTGTCAGAAGAAGAGATCCGCGATCGCTTCGATCTGGGCTACCATACCAAAAATGTTGATGTGATCTTCAAGCGTGTGTTCGGCGAAGCCTAA
- the purC gene encoding phosphoribosylaminoimidazolesuccinocarboxamide synthase, producing the protein MNRRRRIYEGKAKILYEGPEPGTLIAHFKDDATAFNNKKHEIVDGKGVLNNRISEYIFENLNAIGIQTHFIKRMNMREQLIKECEIIPLEIIVRNVAAGSIAKRLGLDEGTQLPRSIIEFCYKNDALDDPMVSEEHITAFGWASPQEIDDIMALAIRINDFLTGMFRAVGIRLVDFKIECGRYFEGDTMRVILADEISPDSCRLWDIDSNDKLDKDRFRQEMGGMLEAYQEVATRLGIHNINTEHKGTGPVLVK; encoded by the coding sequence ATGAATCGTCGTCGTCGGATCTATGAAGGCAAAGCCAAAATTCTTTACGAGGGTCCAGAGCCAGGAACCCTGATTGCTCACTTCAAGGATGATGCCACTGCCTTCAACAACAAGAAGCATGAGATTGTTGATGGCAAAGGAGTGCTGAACAACCGCATCTCCGAATATATCTTTGAAAATCTGAACGCCATCGGTATCCAGACCCATTTCATCAAACGCATGAATATGCGCGAACAGTTGATCAAAGAGTGTGAGATCATCCCTCTTGAGATTATCGTACGCAATGTTGCAGCAGGCTCCATTGCAAAGCGTCTTGGACTGGACGAAGGCACTCAGTTGCCACGTTCCATCATCGAGTTCTGCTACAAGAATGACGCACTCGACGATCCAATGGTGTCCGAAGAACATATCACCGCCTTTGGTTGGGCCTCTCCGCAGGAAATCGACGACATCATGGCTCTGGCCATCCGTATTAATGATTTCCTCACTGGCATGTTCCGCGCTGTCGGTATTCGCCTTGTAGACTTCAAGATCGAATGTGGCCGTTATTTCGAAGGCGACACCATGCGTGTCATCCTCGCCGATGAAATTTCGCCAGACAGCTGTCGCTTATGGGATATTGATTCCAACGACAAGCTCGACAAAGATCGCTTCAGACAGGAAATGGGCGGCATGCTCGAGGCCTATCAGGAAGTGGCCACTCGTCTGGGCATCCACAATATCAATACCGAACACAAGGGCACTGGCCCGGTTCTGGTAAAATAA
- a CDS encoding RBBP9/YdeN family alpha/beta hydrolase, with product MKASEADIFIIPGLDNSGPGHWQTRWEDKIKSARRIEQTDWSKPEPESWVSTIIQEVEKAKRPAVLVAHSLGVVAAVKAAHAIRPGIVKGAYLVGMPNVESDDHVPATLRSFAPIPDVKLPFPSILVASRTDPYCHYDFAADFGEKWGSLVVDSGESGHMNEQSGHGPWPEGLMTFAKFIAKLS from the coding sequence ATGAAAGCGTCTGAAGCAGACATTTTCATCATTCCGGGGCTGGATAATTCTGGCCCCGGTCACTGGCAAACGCGCTGGGAAGATAAAATCAAGTCGGCGCGCCGGATCGAGCAGACCGATTGGTCCAAGCCAGAACCGGAAAGCTGGGTCAGCACCATCATTCAGGAAGTGGAAAAGGCCAAGCGCCCTGCCGTCTTGGTTGCTCACTCACTGGGGGTGGTCGCTGCAGTCAAAGCTGCCCACGCAATCAGACCAGGCATCGTCAAAGGCGCTTATCTGGTCGGCATGCCCAATGTTGAGAGCGACGACCATGTGCCAGCAACCTTGCGCAGCTTTGCTCCTATCCCGGATGTGAAGCTTCCCTTCCCATCCATTCTGGTTGCGTCCAGAACCGATCCTTACTGCCACTACGATTTTGCAGCCGACTTTGGTGAGAAATGGGGATCTTTGGTGGTTGACTCAGGCGAGAGCGGCCATATGAACGAGCAAAGCGGCCATGGCCCATGGCCGGAAGGTCTCATGACCTTTGCCAAGTTCATTGCCAAATTATCCTGA
- a CDS encoding sodium:proton symporter, producing MTILNILIYPLRRAGEHGALALALSLLIGLAFPALAAYVKPHLREIIILLLVSSFLRVEPDALRQVTRRPLMIILGTIWLLIAMPFILFGLFIALGLPQSHPDLIVILLLTVTAPPVMSAPAMAYVLGLNGAISLSVMILSMLCVPITAPIITDWLMPGLLPISALQLSGQLAIILMGSWITAQILKIFLTQSHLTRYKTEIDGLNVFLLFFFAVSLMDDVGDHFITQPVFALLMTMATFVLAFFQIGITMLAFAPFGSEKAWPLALSVGNRNMGMMVVAIGSQMPDASWLWFALGQFPIYMLPLILTPILAPKRRRG from the coding sequence ATGACTATACTCAATATATTGATTTATCCCCTTCGTCGTGCAGGGGAACATGGCGCTCTGGCTCTCGCACTAAGCTTGTTGATCGGCTTGGCTTTCCCGGCTCTTGCAGCCTATGTCAAACCGCACCTGCGTGAAATCATCATATTGCTGCTGGTTTCCTCTTTCTTGCGCGTGGAACCGGATGCTCTTCGTCAGGTCACCCGAAGACCTTTGATGATCATCTTGGGCACCATATGGCTTTTGATCGCCATGCCCTTCATCCTGTTTGGCCTTTTTATCGCGCTGGGTTTGCCACAAAGCCATCCTGATCTAATCGTCATTTTATTGCTCACGGTCACCGCACCTCCAGTGATGTCTGCACCTGCCATGGCCTATGTCCTTGGCCTGAATGGGGCCATATCTCTATCGGTCATGATATTGAGCATGCTATGTGTCCCCATCACAGCGCCAATCATTACCGATTGGCTCATGCCTGGCCTCTTGCCAATCTCCGCTCTTCAGTTAAGCGGTCAACTGGCCATCATTCTGATGGGAAGCTGGATAACAGCCCAGATCCTGAAGATTTTCCTGACTCAATCACATCTGACTCGATACAAGACCGAAATTGATGGTCTTAATGTATTTCTATTATTCTTCTTTGCAGTTTCCCTGATGGACGATGTGGGCGATCACTTCATCACCCAGCCTGTTTTTGCCCTTCTGATGACCATGGCAACTTTCGTTCTGGCATTTTTTCAAATCGGCATCACCATGCTGGCTTTTGCTCCCTTTGGATCAGAAAAGGCTTGGCCCCTGGCATTATCAGTTGGCAATCGTAATATGGGCATGATGGTGGTGGCAATAGGCAGCCAGATGCCAGACGCATCCTGGCTCTGGTTCGCTTTGGGTCAATTTCCAATCTATATGTTGCCGTTGATTTTGACACCAATTCTCGCTCCGAAGCGCAGGCGCGGATAA